A region of Moorena producens PAL-8-15-08-1 DNA encodes the following proteins:
- a CDS encoding phosphopantetheine-binding protein, with protein MRVRDNFFDLGGHSLLAVRLMANIEKEFGKNLSLAALFQGATVEQLGILLRQNTDTHSWSPLVAIQPQGSQPPFFCMPGSGGNVVYFHQLARHLGNEQPFYALQPPSLDGVSEPFSCPAKFIPHLMLRIRCGMNFAQGMYGML; from the coding sequence ATCAGAGTCCGAGACAACTTCTTTGACCTCGGGGGTCATTCTCTGTTGGCAGTACGTCTGATGGCTAACATTGAGAAAGAATTTGGCAAAAATCTATCTTTAGCCGCCCTTTTCCAAGGCGCTACCGTAGAACAGTTAGGGATTCTACTGCGCCAAAACACTGATACTCACTCTTGGTCTCCCTTAGTTGCCATTCAACCCCAAGGTTCCCAGCCACCGTTCTTCTGTATGCCTGGTTCCGGTGGCAATGTGGTCTACTTCCACCAACTCGCCCGTCATCTGGGAAACGAGCAACCTTTTTACGCCTTACAACCTCCCAGTTTAGATGGGGTGTCGGAACCCTTTAGCTGTCCGGCAAAATTCATCCCACACCTAATGCTACGCATTAGGTGTGGGATGAATTTTGCACAGGGTATGTATGGAATGCTATAA
- a CDS encoding thioesterase domain-containing protein, with product MWEYVTSVEEVAAYYLQAIQTLQPSGPYFLGGHSFGVLVAFEMAQQLLQLGETVALLALFDLPARLPGSTPKQLDWDDTRWLTNIAYILEMLSGKNLDISYETLKPLTPEAQLNYLKQQMEIVNLLPPNSGIERVRGIVQTIKADELAFMSYLPQGGYQGQITLFRTREVYQDELGMLGEIPTDPTWGWNQFSSQTVEVNVVPGNHTTMLGEPHVQVLVEKLKFCLARIC from the coding sequence GTGTGGGAGTATGTCACTAGTGTTGAAGAGGTAGCCGCCTACTACCTCCAAGCCATCCAAACCCTTCAACCCTCTGGTCCGTACTTCCTCGGGGGTCATTCCTTTGGGGTTCTGGTTGCTTTTGAAATGGCACAACAGCTACTACAGTTGGGAGAAACAGTCGCCCTACTCGCCCTATTTGACCTTCCCGCCCGACTTCCTGGTAGCACCCCAAAACAGCTAGATTGGGATGATACCCGATGGCTAACGAATATTGCCTATATCCTAGAAATGTTATCTGGGAAAAATCTCGATATTTCCTATGAAACCCTCAAACCTCTAACTCCCGAAGCACAATTAAACTATCTCAAACAACAGATGGAAATCGTCAATCTGTTGCCACCTAATTCAGGAATTGAACGAGTGCGTGGCATTGTTCAAACTATTAAAGCTGACGAATTAGCTTTTATGAGTTATCTCCCACAAGGAGGTTATCAAGGTCAGATTACCCTGTTCCGCACTAGGGAAGTTTATCAGGATGAATTGGGAATGCTTGGTGAAATTCCCACGGATCCAACTTGGGGTTGGAATCAGTTTTCTAGCCAAACCGTGGAGGTTAATGTTGTTCCTGGAAATCATACCACTATGCTTGGTGAACCTCACGTTCAGGTATTAGTTGAAAAACTTAAATTTTGTCTAGCTAGGATTTGCTGA
- a CDS encoding AMP-binding protein encodes MLKKSTKAGGAYIPFDPGYPQERLAYMLSDSQVSVVLTSYEASYAPNQDVTNNQRWR; translated from the coding sequence TTGCTGAAAAAGTCTACAAAGGCTGGGGGAGCTTACATTCCCTTTGATCCGGGCTATCCTCAAGAACGTTTAGCCTATATGTTGTCTGATTCTCAAGTGTCGGTGGTTTTGACAAGTTACGAGGCCAGTTACGCACCGAATCAGGACGTGACGAACAATCAACGGTGGCGATAG
- a CDS encoding thioesterase domain-containing protein — protein sequence MQSLQPSGPYFLAGHSFGVMVAFEIAQQLQQLGETVALLALFDLPAPVPGSTPKQLDWDDTRWLTNIAQILEMLSGKNRLLRIWSAKILV from the coding sequence ATCCAATCCCTTCAACCCTCTGGTCCGTACTTCCTCGCAGGTCATTCCTTTGGGGTTATGGTTGCTTTTGAAATAGCACAACAACTACAACAGTTGGGAGAAACGGTCGCCCTCCTCGCCCTATTTGACCTTCCCGCCCCAGTTCCCGGTAGCACCCCAAAACAGCTAGATTGGGATGATACCCGATGGTTGACCAATATTGCCCAGATCCTCGAAATGTTATCTGGGAAAAATCGGCTCTTGCGTATTTGGTCTGCTAAAATATTAGTTTAA
- a CDS encoding transposase yields MFDESKDLGSGTLRLIDWLKKAVKYYPKSVKTIKRWLGEIVGYFESRTNSGVVEGINNKLKLIKRCGVGLINLTNFEIRAIINWHFDDSLAY; encoded by the coding sequence ATATTTGACGAAAGTAAAGATTTAGGATCAGGAACATTGAGGTTAATAGACTGGCTCAAAAAAGCGGTAAAATACTACCCAAAAAGCGTTAAGACAATAAAAAGATGGCTAGGAGAAATAGTGGGATATTTTGAAAGCAGGACAAATAGTGGAGTGGTGGAGGGAATAAATAACAAATTAAAACTAATAAAAAGATGTGGAGTTGGGCTAATAAATTTGACTAACTTTGAAATTAGAGCTATAATTAATTGGCACTTTGATGATAGCTTAGCATACTAA
- the asnB gene encoding asparagine synthase B, protein MCGIVGFFGSNLPGFEDALSILAHRGPDGTSSICQENYALGHNRLAIIDVEGGQQPLYDPQSKLYAIANGEIYNHQQWRDRLQGNYNFSTNSDTEILLPLYQKFGTQMLQKIRGMFSFILASDQEFFVARDRLGIKPLYYAQSEEGLFFASEIKALIEHGEQIKEFPPGHYYHSNEGLQPYYDFPEVDVFLEDVEVILEKIRQGLSQSVRRRLMSDVPVGVFLSGGLDSSIIAALMKRELSELHSFSTGFANSPDLKAARLVAEYLGTIHHEYIYSKAEMLSVLPEVIYHFESYDPAWLRSCVPTYLLSHLASQYVKVVLGGDASDELFAGYSYLADYNDGKTLNQELVYRIKGLHNLNLQKLDRLTMAHGLEARVPFLDIDFVEMALTIDPTLKLYQRFGIEKWLLRKAFEDYLPPEIVWRDKMEFAHGSASSKVLAAHAEATISDQDFDRARFRGDPIKSKEELLYYRIFEQYFPQPFAVNLVGKWDRTFH, encoded by the coding sequence TTGTGTGGAATAGTTGGATTTTTTGGCTCAAATTTACCTGGCTTTGAAGACGCATTGTCAATCTTAGCTCATCGCGGACCGGATGGTACCAGTAGCATTTGCCAGGAAAACTATGCTTTAGGACATAATCGTCTTGCCATTATTGATGTAGAAGGAGGACAGCAACCATTATACGATCCGCAGAGCAAATTATACGCTATTGCTAACGGAGAAATTTATAACCATCAACAATGGCGCGATCGCTTGCAGGGAAACTACAACTTCTCAACCAACAGCGATACGGAAATTCTGCTACCGCTCTACCAAAAGTTTGGCACTCAGATGCTTCAAAAAATCAGGGGTATGTTTAGCTTTATCTTGGCTAGCGATCAGGAATTCTTTGTCGCTCGCGATCGCTTAGGCATTAAACCTTTATACTATGCTCAAAGTGAAGAAGGTTTATTTTTTGCTTCAGAAATCAAAGCTTTAATAGAGCATGGTGAACAAATTAAAGAGTTTCCTCCAGGACATTATTACCATTCTAATGAGGGTTTACAACCCTACTACGATTTTCCCGAAGTCGATGTGTTTTTAGAAGATGTAGAGGTGATTTTAGAAAAAATTCGCCAAGGACTTTCTCAAAGTGTCCGCAGGCGTTTAATGTCTGACGTTCCTGTAGGAGTATTTCTCAGTGGAGGACTTGATTCTAGCATTATTGCGGCCTTAATGAAGCGAGAACTGTCAGAACTACATTCTTTTTCCACCGGATTTGCTAACTCTCCAGATCTGAAAGCAGCAAGATTAGTAGCAGAATATTTAGGAACAATTCATCACGAATATATTTACTCAAAAGCAGAAATGCTTTCTGTTCTACCCGAGGTAATTTACCACTTTGAATCCTATGATCCCGCTTGGTTAAGAAGTTGTGTACCTACCTACTTGCTATCTCATCTTGCTAGCCAATATGTCAAAGTAGTTCTCGGAGGAGACGCATCAGATGAGTTGTTTGCTGGCTATAGTTATCTAGCTGATTACAATGATGGCAAGACGTTAAATCAAGAATTGGTATATCGGATTAAAGGATTACATAATCTCAACTTGCAAAAATTAGACAGACTGACAATGGCTCATGGTTTAGAAGCAAGAGTTCCTTTTCTAGATATAGACTTTGTAGAAATGGCACTGACTATAGATCCTACCCTCAAGCTTTACCAGAGATTTGGCATTGAAAAATGGTTGCTCCGTAAAGCTTTTGAAGACTATTTACCCCCAGAAATAGTTTGGCGAGACAAGATGGAATTTGCTCATGGTTCTGCTTCCTCTAAAGTTTTAGCAGCTCACGCTGAGGCTACTATTTCTGACCAAGATTTCGATCGGGCACGCTTTCGGGGAGACCCCATAAAAAGTAAGGAGGAATTACTCTACTACAGGATTTTTGAGCAGTATTTTCCTCAGCCATTTGCCGTAAATTTAGTTGGCAAGTGGGATCGAACTTTCCATTAA
- a CDS encoding ureidoglycolate lyase: protein MATTVNYYDVPLKRLNSQNALGLGVVFTDFENAKIELCKWPTSGKRPLISKGGYGTVIEEEFRVYWEGSTLFSAGHQNARGGAAGKIISEPESNSTYILVNWLSAHLDAGEGFMPKNGEPSIFLLAPPKEDVKPEDFVALYSDGSCGISIHPGVWHTNPISLSGKEVVYQRKQGSIYATIDCFLTKEHNTWLKIPLGQPQDG from the coding sequence ATGGCGACCACAGTCAATTACTATGATGTTCCCTTAAAAAGGTTGAATTCCCAAAATGCTCTGGGATTAGGGGTTGTATTCACGGATTTTGAAAATGCGAAAATAGAGTTATGCAAATGGCCTACTTCAGGAAAACGACCTCTAATTTCCAAGGGGGGTTACGGTACTGTTATTGAAGAGGAGTTCAGAGTCTATTGGGAGGGGTCAACCCTATTTTCTGCCGGTCATCAGAATGCTCGCGGTGGTGCAGCGGGTAAGATTATATCCGAACCAGAAAGTAACTCTACATATATTCTGGTAAACTGGCTGAGTGCCCATCTAGATGCAGGAGAAGGGTTTATGCCTAAAAATGGCGAACCAAGTATATTTCTTTTGGCTCCTCCTAAAGAAGATGTCAAACCTGAAGATTTTGTAGCTCTTTATTCAGATGGTAGTTGTGGCATTTCAATACATCCTGGAGTCTGGCATACAAATCCAATATCACTTTCGGGGAAAGAAGTTGTTTATCAGAGAAAACAAGGCAGTATTTATGCAACAATCGATTGTTTCTTAACCAAAGAGCATAATACTTGGTTAAAAATTCCCCTAGGTCAACCGCAAGACGGTTAA
- a CDS encoding TauD/TfdA family dioxygenase, with amino-acid sequence MVTLVQQLKSAFRIQSVTTVNNGVQITWKDGHESFYHNLWLRDTCHCPKCFQPDTLSLNSGEGEGHDPLKMPLNPITETVKIDREGNLDIIWGGEEPGHHSVYDPSWLRVHCQKEPALKQRRKPQLWDSSLSIPYFDYQEVMRDDETLLHWLDKMLDVGMVIIDSFPKTREAFQALVERVGPIQQRYHPTDIYTLDTANQLAGNIHHSYKYLHRLDNHTDHVSYNVPPRLQFLGCIEYENPDNDRQGYSTLVDGFKIAEVLRTQQPKYFELLTQEYIPTGRRRLGVEEKVSDKEKGTKKYQWEIYYRQHVINLDKNGEVYQIRHNKNDRVPLEVSPDKIQDLYAAYQAFTALAESPEYNAEFLIAPGQVLVNDNWRLLHGRTGIRNPQLRRVLLGAYMKPETFRSRRRLLLGEKSGMPDMWLMGCSDRALEILAERMSD; translated from the coding sequence ATGGTCACATTAGTTCAGCAACTCAAATCGGCTTTTCGCATCCAATCGGTTACCACCGTCAATAACGGGGTGCAAATTACTTGGAAAGATGGTCACGAAAGCTTTTATCACAACCTCTGGCTGCGCGACACTTGCCACTGTCCCAAATGTTTTCAACCAGACACATTAAGCCTCAACAGTGGAGAAGGAGAAGGACACGACCCCCTGAAAATGCCACTAAATCCGATAACTGAAACGGTCAAAATAGACCGCGAAGGAAATTTAGATATCATTTGGGGCGGTGAAGAACCCGGACATCATAGCGTCTACGATCCATCTTGGCTGCGAGTTCACTGTCAAAAAGAGCCCGCTCTCAAACAGCGACGAAAACCCCAACTGTGGGACTCATCGCTGTCCATCCCATACTTCGATTACCAGGAAGTGATGAGGGACGATGAAACGCTACTGCATTGGTTGGATAAAATGCTGGATGTGGGAATGGTAATTATTGACAGCTTTCCCAAAACGAGAGAAGCATTTCAGGCATTAGTAGAGCGCGTCGGACCGATTCAGCAACGATATCACCCTACCGACATCTATACTTTAGACACAGCCAACCAACTAGCAGGAAATATCCACCACTCCTATAAGTACTTGCATCGGCTGGACAATCATACCGATCACGTCTCCTACAACGTTCCTCCCAGACTTCAATTTCTCGGATGTATTGAATACGAAAATCCTGACAATGACAGACAAGGATATTCCACTCTGGTAGATGGTTTCAAAATTGCTGAAGTTCTGAGGACTCAGCAGCCAAAATATTTCGAGCTACTCACCCAAGAGTATATACCAACAGGTCGCAGACGACTGGGTGTAGAGGAAAAAGTATCTGACAAGGAAAAAGGCACCAAAAAATACCAATGGGAAATCTATTATCGCCAGCACGTCATTAATTTGGATAAAAATGGCGAAGTTTACCAGATTCGTCACAATAAAAACGACCGCGTACCCCTTGAGGTTTCCCCGGATAAAATTCAAGACTTGTATGCCGCCTACCAAGCATTTACAGCATTAGCTGAATCTCCAGAGTATAACGCCGAATTTCTTATAGCTCCCGGACAGGTATTGGTAAATGATAACTGGCGACTGCTCCACGGACGGACGGGTATTCGGAATCCCCAACTGCGACGAGTTTTACTGGGAGCGTATATGAAGCCGGAAACATTCCGCAGCCGACGGCGACTGTTGCTCGGGGAAAAAAGTGGAATGCCGGATATGTGGTTAATGGGATGTTCGGACCGCGCTTTAGAAATTCTGGCAGAGCGCATGAGCGATTGA
- the tnpA gene encoding IS200/IS605 family transposase, with translation MKKKFATKGRSVSDLKAHLVLTTKYRCKVFTSDMLNELHDIFADLMEKWDGDLVEFNGEADHIHLLFQYHPDVPLSNLVNNLKSVSSRKLRQQFSEELDKIYSKNVVWNSSYFIASCGGVTINQLKKYIENQDRPAG, from the coding sequence ATGAAGAAAAAGTTTGCCACAAAAGGTAGATCGGTCAGCGATCTCAAAGCTCACCTTGTCTTAACAACAAAATACCGCTGTAAAGTCTTTACAAGCGATATGTTAAATGAATTACATGATATATTTGCTGATTTAATGGAGAAGTGGGACGGGGACTTAGTAGAATTCAATGGAGAAGCCGATCACATACATCTCCTGTTTCAATACCACCCAGATGTCCCTTTGAGTAATTTAGTCAATAATTTAAAATCAGTTAGTTCCCGAAAGCTCCGTCAGCAATTCAGTGAAGAGCTTGATAAGATTTATAGCAAAAATGTCGTATGGAACAGTTCTTATTTTATTGCGAGTTGTGGCGGAGTTACTATTAACCAACTCAAAAAATATATCGAAAACCAGGATAGACCTGCTGGCTAG
- a CDS encoding RNA-guided endonuclease InsQ/TnpB family protein — protein sequence MRVAYQYRLRLTKAQKALIDNWLSMLCAQYNYLLADRFNWYEQNRCPINACPLVCHFPELRENPDYYSQKKTLPNLKKTHPWYKKIHSQVLQDVVKRVKLAFDRFIKGDSNGKRSGRPRFKKRCRYRTFTYPQMKEGCLEGNLINLPKLGTLKVILHRPIPVREASATPNGFKIKTASITKKCDGYYLVLSLEDKTVPEVKPDINPESIVGIDVGLKEFLTTSEGETIEIPQYYRKSQKRLKVIQKRVSRRKKGGNNRLKAITQLARQHKKVADKRKDFHFKTANYLLSKYDVIAHEKLNVKGLAKSRLAKSVLDAGWVSFLTILASKAVRVAWPTALNAGLLAIPVSAMNTSQNCSNCGKKVPKKLHIRWHNCSHCGCSLVRVAWPKANRDHNAAINIRNRAAGFEVTVI from the coding sequence GTGAGAGTCGCCTACCAGTATCGATTACGTCTAACAAAAGCACAGAAAGCATTGATAGACAACTGGCTGTCAATGCTTTGCGCGCAATACAATTATTTGTTGGCTGATCGGTTCAACTGGTACGAGCAAAATCGTTGTCCCATCAATGCTTGTCCCCTTGTTTGCCACTTTCCGGAGTTAAGGGAAAATCCTGACTATTACAGTCAGAAAAAGACCTTGCCAAATCTAAAAAAGACTCATCCTTGGTACAAAAAAATCCATTCTCAAGTACTTCAGGATGTGGTCAAAAGAGTTAAATTGGCCTTTGATAGGTTTATTAAAGGAGACAGTAATGGTAAACGAAGCGGAAGACCTAGATTTAAGAAGCGGTGCCGCTATCGTACTTTTACTTACCCACAAATGAAGGAAGGGTGCCTAGAAGGAAACCTGATCAACCTACCAAAGCTAGGAACGCTCAAGGTCATCCTTCATCGTCCCATTCCTGTTCGCGAAGCGTCGGCTACGCCGAATGGATTCAAAATCAAGACGGCTTCTATAACCAAAAAATGTGATGGCTACTACTTGGTTCTGTCTCTAGAAGACAAAACTGTTCCGGAGGTTAAACCTGATATTAATCCTGAATCAATAGTTGGTATTGATGTTGGGCTTAAAGAGTTTTTGACCACCTCCGAAGGAGAAACAATAGAGATCCCGCAATATTATCGAAAGTCTCAAAAAAGATTAAAGGTCATTCAGAAGCGAGTATCCCGACGGAAAAAAGGTGGCAATAATAGGCTCAAGGCTATCACGCAGCTTGCTAGGCAACACAAGAAAGTAGCGGATAAACGGAAAGATTTCCATTTTAAAACCGCTAATTATTTGCTTTCAAAGTACGATGTAATAGCTCATGAAAAATTAAATGTTAAGGGGCTAGCTAAATCCCGGTTGGCTAAATCTGTCCTAGATGCTGGGTGGGTAAGCTTTCTGACAATCCTGGCAAGCAAAGCCGTTCGCGTAGCGTGGCCTACGGCCTTAAATGCTGGCTTGTTAGCGATTCCGGTAAGTGCTATGAATACTTCACAAAATTGTTCCAATTGCGGCAAAAAAGTCCCCAAAAAGCTGCATATACGATGGCATAATTGTTCCCATTGTGGGTGTAGCCTTGTTCGCGTAGCGTGGCCAAAGGCCAATCGTGACCATAATGCGGCGATCAATATCAGAAATAGAGCGGCAGGGTTTGAAGTTACCGTAATATAG
- a CDS encoding condensation domain-containing protein, which yields MNLQERIESLEARIYSPSDFPLAQLSQTELDSLLTLINSRNLESIYPLSPMQEGMLFESLYAPESGVYVEQLLLKISPLQVDIWEQAWQQVVQRHSVLGTFIIWEHRQQALQVVLKDVDWALIWRLVPIGDSSYTDLAGSV from the coding sequence GTGAACTTACAAGAGCGAATAGAATCTCTAGAAGCTAGAATATATAGTCCTTCCGACTTTCCTCTTGCCCAGTTGAGTCAAACCGAACTCGACAGTTTACTCACATTAATTAACTCTAGGAATCTAGAATCAATCTACCCCTTGTCGCCGATGCAAGAAGGGATGCTGTTTGAGAGTCTCTATGCTCCGGAATCAGGGGTCTATGTAGAGCAATTGCTGTTGAAAATTAGTCCCTTGCAAGTTGATATCTGGGAGCAGGCTTGGCAACAAGTAGTGCAGCGGCACTCAGTTCTAGGTACCTTCATTATTTGGGAGCATCGGCAACAAGCACTACAAGTGGTACTCAAAGATGTAGATTGGGCGCTTATTTGGCGCTTAGTACCAATAGGTGACAGCTCCTACACTGACCTTGCAGGTTCAGTGTAG
- a CDS encoding 2OG-Fe(II) oxygenase family protein, whose translation MSDSDLSSSFSIAYYPAKVNTNKKSNSGMKAHKDYDLMTVILMDKPGLEVFWDEQWHDVNPQPGYGVLFLSETLEKMLGGKINSSIHGVSIPDEERISIGVFKGPNTNIPIRDYINDQILFDSHEQCLEHYRQLFRGE comes from the coding sequence GTGAGTGATAGTGATCTCTCTTCATCATTCTCAATTGCCTATTATCCGGCTAAGGTAAATACAAATAAGAAAAGCAATAGTGGAATGAAAGCTCATAAAGACTATGATTTGATGACTGTAATTTTGATGGACAAGCCAGGATTAGAAGTATTTTGGGATGAGCAATGGCATGACGTTAATCCCCAACCAGGGTATGGGGTGCTATTTCTGTCTGAAACCTTAGAAAAAATGCTAGGTGGAAAGATAAACTCAAGTATACATGGAGTTAGCATACCAGATGAGGAACGTATTTCTATAGGTGTTTTTAAAGGGCCAAATACTAATATTCCTATTCGAGATTACATTAATGATCAAATCCTGTTTGATTCACATGAGCAGTGTTTAGAACATTATCGTCAGTTATTCCGGGGGGAGTGA
- a CDS encoding class I SAM-dependent methyltransferase yields the protein MQDLSQDGNWFKLVADIRTSQQNKTWFNSVADAYNRTRPTYPQTIVDRAVELAKLPDDATILEIGCGPGTVTTAFGELGFRMVCIEPSESACQLAQQNCAQYSNVEIKNTTFEEWELESQRFDGIIAATAFHWVAPGSGYAKVNAALKQNGVLIILWNTRPHPQPEVYQMLDEVYQIHAPSLRRYAEDTKTQLEKLNEFVEKVIDSGYFYDCKSEYVLCEPTYSIDDYLALLSTYSTYINLESQQKNSLFAGLRETLEKNCGNRIQLSYVSAFWILQKG from the coding sequence ATGCAAGATTTGTCACAAGACGGAAACTGGTTCAAGCTAGTAGCAGATATCAGAACGTCACAACAAAACAAGACCTGGTTTAATTCAGTAGCAGATGCCTACAACAGAACCAGACCAACCTATCCTCAAACGATAGTTGATCGGGCTGTAGAGTTAGCCAAACTCCCAGATGATGCCACAATTTTGGAAATAGGATGTGGACCGGGAACTGTAACTACAGCGTTTGGAGAATTAGGCTTTAGAATGGTCTGTATAGAACCCAGTGAGTCTGCTTGTCAGCTAGCGCAACAAAACTGTGCCCAGTATTCCAATGTAGAGATTAAGAATACTACTTTTGAGGAGTGGGAGCTAGAGTCCCAGAGATTCGATGGGATTATAGCAGCAACGGCTTTTCATTGGGTTGCCCCTGGAAGTGGGTATGCCAAAGTTAATGCTGCTTTAAAACAGAATGGTGTACTCATTATACTGTGGAATACCAGACCCCATCCTCAGCCTGAAGTTTACCAAATGTTGGATGAAGTATATCAGATCCATGCTCCATCTCTGAGACGATATGCTGAAGATACAAAAACTCAGTTAGAAAAGCTGAACGAATTTGTAGAGAAGGTGATAGACTCCGGTTATTTTTATGACTGTAAGTCGGAATATGTACTCTGCGAACCTACCTATAGCATCGATGATTATCTGGCCTTGTTGAGTACTTACTCAACCTACATCAACCTAGAGTCGCAGCAGAAGAATTCCTTGTTTGCTGGTTTGAGGGAAACCCTAGAGAAGAACTGCGGCAATAGGATCCAACTTTCCTATGTGTCAGCTTTTTGGATTCTCCAAAAAGGATGA
- a CDS encoding class I SAM-dependent methyltransferase — MKEIFQGEVFADTANFDSGIRQLMPRYEEILDVLARCTPPSAQRILDLGCGTGETSLKILDRCRNAEVIAVDYSPRMLAFARAKIEEAGYSNRWKAYEGDFGDWANYNLSLPEEFDVCISSFAIHHLTDEMKLKLFQRIRKSLNPGGVFWNADRVLPESPALKQVYQERREDWAQSQGTTLAEVRAKFGTSISEGYSGPDRFTTTYGHLQMLTTAGFSSVAVPWKYYGMAVFGGVVATTEEPRP; from the coding sequence ATGAAAGAGATTTTTCAAGGAGAAGTTTTTGCAGATACTGCCAACTTCGATAGTGGTATTCGCCAGTTAATGCCTCGCTATGAGGAAATTCTGGATGTTTTAGCCCGTTGTACTCCTCCTTCTGCCCAGCGGATTCTGGATCTAGGTTGCGGTACTGGCGAGACGAGTTTAAAAATCCTTGATCGCTGTCGGAATGCTGAAGTAATTGCGGTAGATTATTCCCCCCGAATGCTAGCTTTTGCCCGTGCAAAAATTGAGGAGGCTGGATATAGCAATAGATGGAAAGCCTACGAGGGAGATTTTGGTGACTGGGCAAATTACAACTTATCATTACCAGAAGAATTTGATGTCTGTATTTCCTCTTTTGCGATCCATCATCTTACCGATGAGATGAAGCTGAAGTTATTTCAGCGAATTCGGAAAAGTCTCAACCCAGGGGGCGTGTTTTGGAATGCTGACCGGGTTTTACCAGAATCACCAGCCCTCAAGCAAGTTTACCAGGAAAGGCGAGAGGATTGGGCGCAAAGTCAGGGAACGACCCTAGCAGAAGTTCGCGCTAAGTTCGGAACGAGTATCTCTGAGGGTTATTCTGGTCCTGATCGCTTTACCACCACTTATGGCCATTTGCAAATGCTGACAACTGCTGGATTTTCCTCGGTAGCGGTGCCTTGGAAGTATTATGGTATGGCAGTATTTGGAGGGGTAGTGGCAACAACAGAGGAACCTAGGCCGTAA
- a CDS encoding Uma2 family endonuclease: protein MTQSIPRIALAEFLTQPNIEASPAWELIDGRAVQKPMPTLFHSRLQRNLVNYINDRTNLFEAVQELRCIIPPYSPVPDIAIVAWDHLPDQDGPLDGAPDWLIEIRSPDQSTLNLQNKILHCLSNGTQLAWLIDFARQQIWVWQGDDLPIVCSGEDILPSLGILPELKVNEVMAMTRRS from the coding sequence ATGACCCAGTCGATTCCAAGGATTGCCCTCGCAGAATTTCTCACTCAACCCAATATTGAGGCTTCTCCGGCATGGGAATTAATTGATGGGCGAGCAGTCCAAAAACCAATGCCAACCCTCTTTCACTCCCGCCTACAACGCAATCTGGTTAATTACATCAATGATCGAACCAATCTATTTGAAGCGGTACAGGAGCTACGCTGCATCATACCTCCCTACTCGCCAGTACCAGATATTGCTATCGTTGCCTGGGATCATCTTCCTGATCAAGACGGACCCCTTGATGGAGCACCCGATTGGCTGATTGAAATTCGTTCCCCTGACCAAAGCACTTTAAACTTGCAAAACAAAATTCTTCATTGCCTCAGTAATGGAACACAATTAGCCTGGTTAATCGATTTCGCTCGTCAGCAGATTTGGGTCTGGCAGGGAGATGACCTACCCATAGTCTGTTCAGGAGAAGACATTCTACCAAGCTTAGGAATTCTACCCGAACTTAAGGTCAACGAGGTAATGGCTATGACTCGGCGATCATAG